The following are encoded together in the Bradyrhizobium algeriense genome:
- the ubiA gene encoding 4-hydroxybenzoate octaprenyltransferase, which translates to MSDATTRVADATGNWVDTRAPSWSRPYLRLSRFDRPIGSWLLLMPCWWSAALAAGIARDVSQLPLVIVLFLIGAFVMRGAGCAWNDITDRDLDARVERTRSRPLPAGQISVAQAFAFLVLQALVGLLVLLQFNWFAIMTGIASLVIVAIYPFMKRITWWPQVVLGLAFSWGALMGFAVTLGRIDLTALALYAGSIAWVIGYDTIYAHQDTEDDALIGIKSTARLFGARTHRALAVFYSLAVILIGIALALGGARWPAWTGLVAFAAHLAWQIRRLDISDPALCRRIFYSNRDAGLLLSAGLLVDAVMR; encoded by the coding sequence ATGAGCGACGCGACCACCCGCGTTGCCGATGCCACCGGCAACTGGGTCGATACGCGCGCGCCGTCCTGGTCGCGGCCCTATTTGCGGCTCTCCCGTTTCGACCGTCCGATCGGATCGTGGCTGTTGCTGATGCCGTGCTGGTGGTCGGCGGCGCTGGCCGCCGGCATTGCCCGCGACGTCTCGCAATTGCCGCTCGTGATCGTGCTGTTCTTGATCGGCGCCTTTGTCATGCGCGGGGCGGGGTGCGCCTGGAACGACATCACCGACCGCGATCTCGACGCGCGCGTCGAGCGGACGCGGTCGCGGCCATTGCCCGCCGGGCAGATCAGCGTGGCGCAGGCATTTGCCTTCCTTGTCCTGCAGGCGCTGGTCGGACTTCTGGTACTGCTGCAGTTCAACTGGTTTGCGATCATGACCGGCATCGCCTCGCTCGTCATCGTCGCGATCTATCCCTTCATGAAGCGCATCACCTGGTGGCCGCAGGTCGTGCTCGGCCTGGCGTTCTCATGGGGCGCGCTGATGGGATTCGCCGTCACGCTCGGGCGGATCGATCTGACGGCGCTCGCGCTCTACGCCGGCTCAATCGCCTGGGTCATCGGCTACGACACGATCTACGCCCATCAGGACACCGAGGACGATGCGCTGATCGGCATCAAGTCAACGGCGCGCCTGTTCGGCGCGCGCACCCATCGCGCGCTCGCGGTGTTCTATTCGCTTGCGGTAATTTTGATCGGCATCGCGCTGGCGCTGGGCGGCGCGCGCTGGCCGGCATGGACCGGTCTGGTCGCGTTCGCCGCGCATCTGGCCTGGCAGATCAGGCGACTGGACATCAGCGATCCCGCGCTGTGCCGGCGCATATTCTATTCCAACCGCGACGCAGGGCTGCTGCTGTCTGCGGGATTGCTCGTGGACGCAGTGATGCGCTGA
- a CDS encoding DUF2076 domain-containing protein, giving the protein MTPQERQLIDGLFDRLTKLENAPRDAEAMSAIMQGLRNAPNAVYALVQTTLVQDEALKRADMRIQELEAAAGQQNQSGGFLDSMRDAIFGQNQPQGSSHGSVPNVRAPEMGGNSGGSRPAWNTGQVLQQSQPPGQYNQPSYAQPQLYGAQPPQQSPFGGGGGSFLGTAAAAAVGVVGGSLLAGSLRSMMGGGGNHQSFGDTANHSGGIEDRRPWSDQSGGDLARDAGINDIGSRGSSSQRADNNDNDSGSRQGFFDQASHDDDDMDHDADGFDGDDGGDGDYA; this is encoded by the coding sequence ATGACACCGCAAGAACGCCAACTGATTGACGGTCTTTTCGACCGGCTCACCAAGCTGGAGAACGCCCCGCGCGATGCGGAGGCGATGTCAGCGATCATGCAGGGCCTGCGCAACGCGCCCAATGCGGTCTATGCGCTGGTGCAAACGACGCTGGTGCAGGACGAAGCGCTGAAGCGCGCCGACATGCGCATCCAGGAATTGGAAGCGGCAGCGGGTCAGCAAAATCAATCCGGCGGCTTCCTCGATTCGATGCGCGATGCGATCTTCGGGCAGAACCAGCCGCAAGGTTCGTCACATGGTTCGGTACCCAACGTTCGTGCGCCCGAGATGGGCGGCAATTCGGGCGGCAGCCGTCCGGCGTGGAACACGGGCCAGGTCTTGCAGCAGAGCCAACCGCCCGGACAATATAATCAGCCGTCCTATGCCCAGCCCCAGCTCTATGGCGCGCAGCCGCCGCAGCAGTCGCCGTTCGGCGGCGGTGGCGGCTCGTTCCTCGGCACCGCAGCGGCGGCCGCGGTCGGCGTGGTCGGCGGCTCGTTGCTGGCCGGCAGCCTCCGTTCGATGATGGGCGGCGGCGGCAACCACCAAAGCTTCGGCGACACGGCCAACCATAGCGGCGGAATCGAAGACCGCAGGCCGTGGAGCGACCAGTCCGGCGGCGACCTGGCGCGCGACGCCGGGATCAACGACATCGGTTCGCGCGGCTCGTCCAGCCAGCGCGCCGACAACAACGACAACGATTCCGGTTCGCGGCAGGGCTTCTTCGATCAGGCCTCGCATGACGATGACGACATGGACCACGATGCCGACGGCTTCGACGGCGACGATGGTGGTGATGGCGATTACGCGTGA
- a CDS encoding glycosyltransferase family 2 protein — protein sequence MTLGSDVSRLSTTAASAAAQGLSIVVPLYNEAAGLALLHERLVGLARTLKARFGLASEVVYVDDGSADNTLAIARTLNADALDIQVVSLSRNFGKEAALMAGLDHARRGAVLFMDGDGQHPPSLVEKLVAHWIDDGYDVVYTAKANRDNESFLRRQAVHGFYALINWGARQKIPEDAGDFRLLSPRAAAALRQLPERNRFFKGLASWIGFRQIRVDYEPAPRAHGVTTFSPGRLVGLSIEGLTSFSVAPLRFASLFGVLLAVGAFLFGLTILWEVWTTGKQVPGYPSLVIGLMTIGGVQLIMIGIVGEYIGKILSELKARPIYFVAEHSEKRADGETTASVERTAAE from the coding sequence ATGACGCTGGGCTCTGACGTTTCCCGCCTGTCGACGACCGCAGCCAGCGCCGCGGCGCAAGGCCTGTCGATCGTCGTACCGCTGTACAACGAGGCGGCAGGGCTCGCTTTGCTGCACGAGCGGCTGGTCGGCCTCGCCCGCACGCTGAAGGCACGTTTCGGCCTTGCCAGCGAAGTGGTCTATGTCGACGACGGCAGCGCCGACAATACGCTTGCGATCGCGCGCACGCTTAACGCTGATGCGCTCGACATCCAGGTGGTGTCGCTGTCGCGCAATTTCGGCAAGGAAGCGGCGCTGATGGCGGGGCTGGACCATGCCCGCCGCGGCGCTGTCCTGTTCATGGACGGTGACGGCCAGCATCCGCCGAGCCTGGTCGAAAAGCTGGTCGCGCACTGGATCGATGACGGCTACGACGTCGTCTATACGGCGAAGGCTAATCGCGACAATGAATCGTTCCTGCGCCGCCAGGCGGTGCACGGCTTCTACGCGCTGATCAACTGGGGCGCACGGCAGAAAATCCCCGAGGACGCCGGCGATTTCCGCCTGCTGTCGCCGCGCGCCGCCGCCGCACTGCGGCAGCTTCCCGAGCGCAACCGCTTCTTCAAGGGACTGGCGAGCTGGATCGGCTTCCGCCAGATCCGCGTCGATTATGAACCGGCGCCGCGCGCACACGGCGTCACCACCTTCAGCCCCGGCCGGCTGGTGGGGCTGTCGATCGAGGGATTGACGTCGTTCTCAGTGGCGCCGCTGCGCTTTGCGAGCCTGTTCGGCGTGCTGCTTGCCGTCGGCGCCTTCCTGTTCGGCCTGACTATTCTCTGGGAAGTCTGGACCACCGGCAAGCAGGTCCCCGGCTATCCCTCGCTGGTGATCGGCCTGATGACGATCGGCGGCGTGCAACTCATCATGATCGGCATCGTCGGCGAATATATCGGCAAGATCCTCTCCGAGTTGAAGGCGCGGCCGATCTACTTCGTCGCCGAGCATTCCGAAAAGCGCGCCGATGGCGAGACCACGGCCAGCGTCGAACGGACCGCCGCCGAATGA
- a CDS encoding ATP phosphoribosyltransferase regulatory subunit, translating to MTATAAITGAAGSAAWADALLLSFAQGGYVQAHPGILQPAEPFLDLSGEDIRKSLYLTTDPSGEELCLRPDLTIPVARDYLASASAGKPAGFSYLGPVFRYRGGQPSEFLQAGIESFGRQDRAAADAEMLALALEATTAFGLKDVDIRTGDVALFTALIDALNLYPVWRRRLIKDFNRKVSLAEDIERLTLATAPGRNEYEGVLAALAGSDRKAALALVTDLMSIAGTTNVGGRTVAEIADRFLEQSTLKGGALPRDALAIIKRFLAIAGDPDESVAQLRALAADAKLDLAAAIDQLESRVGFMAARGIDTKLTRFSTSFGRGLDYYTGFEFELHGKGNTKGNGVEPLVAGGRYDGLMTQLGSPAPIPAVGFSVWIEALTKLGSAA from the coding sequence ATGACCGCGACCGCCGCCATCACAGGTGCTGCCGGATCCGCCGCCTGGGCGGACGCCCTGCTATTGTCGTTTGCACAAGGCGGCTACGTCCAGGCCCACCCCGGCATCCTGCAGCCGGCGGAGCCGTTCCTCGACCTTTCCGGTGAGGACATCCGCAAGAGCCTTTACCTGACCACCGACCCGTCCGGCGAGGAACTCTGCCTGCGGCCCGACCTCACCATTCCGGTGGCGCGCGATTATCTCGCCTCTGCCAGCGCCGGAAAGCCCGCGGGCTTCAGCTATCTCGGGCCGGTGTTCCGCTATCGCGGCGGCCAGCCCAGCGAATTTCTGCAGGCCGGCATCGAATCCTTTGGCCGGCAGGACCGCGCGGCGGCGGATGCGGAAATGCTGGCGCTGGCGCTGGAAGCGACCACAGCTTTCGGATTGAAGGATGTCGACATCCGCACCGGCGACGTCGCGCTTTTCACGGCGCTGATCGACGCGCTCAATCTCTATCCGGTATGGCGGCGGCGGCTGATCAAGGACTTCAACCGCAAGGTCAGCCTCGCCGAGGACATCGAGCGGCTGACGCTTGCGACCGCGCCCGGCCGCAACGAATATGAGGGCGTGCTGGCGGCGCTTGCCGGCTCCGACCGCAAGGCGGCGCTGGCGCTGGTCACCGATTTGATGTCGATCGCCGGCACCACCAATGTCGGCGGACGAACGGTCGCCGAAATCGCCGACCGCTTCCTCGAACAATCGACGCTGAAGGGCGGTGCGTTGCCGCGCGATGCGCTTGCCATCATCAAGCGCTTCCTCGCGATCGCGGGTGATCCCGATGAATCGGTGGCGCAACTGCGTGCGCTCGCCGCTGACGCCAAGCTCGATCTCGCCGCCGCCATCGACCAGCTCGAAAGCCGCGTCGGATTCATGGCCGCGCGCGGCATCGACACGAAGCTGACGCGGTTTTCCACCTCGTTCGGCCGCGGGCTCGACTACTACACCGGCTTCGAATTCGAGCTGCACGGCAAAGGAAATACCAAAGGCAACGGCGTCGAGCCGCTGGTGGCCGGCGGTCGCTATGATGGCCTGATGACGCAGCTCGGTTCGCCCGCACCGATCCCGGCGGTCGGCTTCTCGGTGTGGATCGAGGCTTTGACGAAGCTAGGGAGCGCCGCATGA
- the hisG gene encoding ATP phosphoribosyltransferase, whose amino-acid sequence MTAPFVLAVPSKGRLQENAEAFFTRAGLSLAKPRGARDYRGTISGLDNVEIAYLSASEIASQLARGMVHLGVTGEDLLRESIADADKRVLLIDNLGFGSANVVVAVPQAWIDVRTMADLDDVTTGFRAKHNRRMRVATKYINLTRNFFAAHGVVDYRIVESAGATEGAPAVGTAEMIVDITTTGATLAANGLKVLDDGVILRSQANLVASKDADWSADARETARVILDHIAARARASKYREVRTRFAGCNDALLAEAHNRFGVVAPFGGPTSSGMITLHCPPMQLYALGSFLREHGADTVSIASLDYVLDRENPLFARLEAFLRQ is encoded by the coding sequence ATGACCGCCCCCTTCGTTCTCGCCGTTCCGTCCAAGGGCCGCCTGCAGGAGAACGCCGAGGCGTTTTTCACGCGCGCGGGGCTCTCGCTGGCGAAACCGCGCGGCGCGCGCGATTATCGCGGCACGATTTCCGGCCTCGACAATGTCGAGATCGCCTATCTCTCCGCGAGCGAAATCGCCTCGCAACTGGCGCGCGGCATGGTGCATCTCGGCGTCACCGGCGAGGACCTGTTGCGCGAAAGCATTGCGGATGCCGACAAGCGCGTGCTGCTGATCGACAATCTCGGCTTCGGCAGCGCCAATGTCGTGGTCGCGGTGCCGCAGGCCTGGATCGACGTCCGCACCATGGCCGACCTCGACGACGTCACGACCGGTTTCCGCGCGAAGCATAATCGGCGGATGCGGGTCGCAACCAAATACATCAACCTGACGCGCAACTTCTTCGCCGCCCACGGCGTGGTCGATTACCGCATCGTCGAAAGCGCCGGCGCCACCGAGGGCGCGCCCGCGGTCGGCACCGCCGAGATGATCGTCGACATCACCACCACGGGCGCGACGCTCGCCGCCAATGGTCTCAAGGTGCTGGACGACGGCGTGATCCTGCGCAGCCAGGCCAACCTCGTGGCGTCAAAGGATGCCGACTGGTCGGCTGACGCCCGCGAGACCGCGCGCGTCATCCTCGACCACATCGCCGCACGCGCCCGGGCCAGCAAATATCGCGAGGTGCGAACGCGCTTCGCCGGCTGCAACGATGCGTTGCTGGCGGAGGCGCATAATCGTTTTGGCGTGGTGGCGCCGTTCGGCGGACCGACCTCGTCGGGCATGATCACGCTGCACTGCCCGCCGATGCAGCTTTACGCGCTCGGCAGTTTCCTGCGTGAGCATGGCGCCGACACGGTGTCGATCGCCTCGCTCGACTACGTGCTCGACCGGGAAAACCCGTTATTTGCCAGGCTCGAGGCGTTCTTGCGGCAATGA
- a CDS encoding L,D-transpeptidase, with protein MSGKISLALLASASCLCFSSEAFAIDASPIAEPAVIYAREPAQPAPVRMAAAERSRMGGGFIEFLFGDLPQGGRYQQQPAYQTQPDYGYGGRRALLPPMDPQQSMRGEEEIDLAQRPLDPKYEKQVVEYHGKESAGTIVIDTPNKFLFLVQGDGKALRYGVGVGRPGFTWSGVKTVSAKKEWPAWTPPPEMLARRPDLPRYMEGGPQNPLGARAMYLGSSLYRIHGSNEPWTIGTNVSSGCIRMRNEDVIDLYGRVGVGARVVVI; from the coding sequence ATGTCCGGAAAAATCTCCCTTGCGCTCCTTGCGAGCGCGTCTTGCCTTTGCTTCTCCAGTGAGGCTTTTGCGATCGACGCCTCGCCAATTGCCGAACCCGCCGTGATCTACGCCCGCGAGCCCGCGCAGCCGGCGCCGGTGCGCATGGCCGCTGCCGAACGCTCGCGGATGGGCGGCGGCTTCATCGAATTCCTGTTCGGCGACCTGCCGCAAGGCGGACGCTATCAGCAACAGCCGGCCTATCAGACGCAGCCTGACTACGGATATGGCGGGCGGCGCGCGCTGCTGCCGCCGATGGATCCGCAGCAGTCGATGCGCGGGGAGGAGGAGATCGACCTCGCACAACGTCCGCTCGATCCGAAATACGAAAAGCAGGTAGTCGAGTATCACGGCAAGGAAAGCGCAGGGACGATCGTGATCGACACCCCGAACAAGTTCCTGTTCCTGGTGCAGGGCGACGGCAAGGCGCTGCGCTACGGCGTCGGCGTCGGCCGCCCCGGCTTCACCTGGTCAGGCGTCAAGACCGTCTCCGCGAAGAAGGAATGGCCGGCCTGGACGCCGCCGCCCGAAATGTTGGCGCGGCGCCCCGATCTGCCGCGGTACATGGAAGGCGGCCCGCAAAATCCGCTCGGCGCGCGCGCGATGTATCTGGGTTCGTCGCTCTATCGCATCCACGGCTCCAACGAGCCCTGGACTATCGGCACCAACGTGTCGTCCGGCTGCATCCGTATGCGCAATGAAGACGTCATCGATCTCTACGGCCGCGTCGGCGTCGGCGCCAGGGTCGTGGTGATCTGA
- a CDS encoding protein phosphatase CheZ, with translation MSVNRKRFRIEQALLGDAPIMMPAAEGGEIGPMHREIMAELRAIRAQMAGFGHTRDGSTVATDIARETADAHALLETYRAQIEQCAKLKVELDLIHDAINRTKREIATLHGNSFDGQEMAKVNGELGAVVGGTEQATQQILEAVEAIDQAATALSKNISPDQQKLLSEEIQERVVAIFEACNFQDLTGQRISKVMTTMKFIEKHIIEMMEIWGGVDAIKAHAPPIVDTREGDAKLLNGPKLDGDDGHASQNDIDALFD, from the coding sequence ATGTCGGTCAATCGCAAGCGTTTTCGTATTGAACAAGCCCTTCTGGGCGACGCGCCAATTATGATGCCTGCCGCCGAAGGCGGCGAGATCGGCCCGATGCATCGTGAGATCATGGCCGAGCTGCGCGCGATCCGCGCACAGATGGCGGGCTTCGGCCACACCCGCGACGGTTCGACTGTCGCCACGGATATCGCACGCGAGACCGCGGATGCCCACGCGTTGCTGGAAACCTACCGCGCCCAGATCGAGCAGTGCGCGAAGCTGAAAGTCGAGCTCGATCTCATTCACGACGCCATCAACCGCACCAAGCGCGAAATCGCCACCCTGCACGGCAACAGCTTTGACGGCCAGGAAATGGCCAAGGTCAATGGCGAGCTCGGCGCCGTCGTCGGCGGCACCGAACAGGCCACCCAGCAGATTCTCGAGGCCGTCGAGGCGATCGACCAGGCCGCCACCGCATTGTCCAAGAACATCTCGCCCGACCAGCAAAAGCTGCTCAGCGAGGAAATCCAGGAACGCGTCGTCGCGATCTTCGAAGCCTGCAATTTCCAGGACTTGACGGGCCAGCGCATCAGCAAGGTGATGACGACGATGAAATTCATCGAAAAGCACATCATCGAGATGATGGAAATCTGGGGTGGCGTCGATGCCATCAAGGCGCACGCCCCGCCGATCGTCGATACCCGCGAAGGCGACGCCAAGCTGCTGAACGGCCCGAAGCTGGACGGCGACGACGGTCACGCCTCGCAGAACGACATCGACGCGCTGTTCGATTGA
- a CDS encoding ChbG/HpnK family deacetylase encodes MNDAALRRIWLCADDYGLAEGVNRAIRDLISRGRLNATSVMVVGSAIGRSEVAALQDLAANSPRCAIGLHATLTAPFRPLTMHFRPTDGGLFLPFPNLLRAGLLRRLDPEMIEDELLAQLAAFKELFGRAPDFVDGHQHAQLFPQVRDAFLRAVKEAAPAAWVRQGGRLKPLAGLLGAPKALVLDILSAQFRKRATRAGIPFNPAFAGAYDFSKEPDFAVLMGEFLRELPDGALVMCHPGFVDPTLESLDPLTTQREAEHAYLASDRFPALLAANKVTLS; translated from the coding sequence ATGAACGACGCTGCGCTGCGCCGGATCTGGCTGTGCGCCGACGATTACGGACTGGCCGAGGGCGTCAACCGCGCCATTCGCGATTTGATCTCCCGCGGCCGTCTCAATGCCACCTCGGTGATGGTGGTAGGCTCAGCGATCGGACGCAGCGAGGTCGCCGCGCTGCAGGATCTCGCGGCGAACAGCCCGCGCTGCGCGATCGGGCTGCATGCGACGCTGACCGCGCCGTTTCGTCCGCTGACGATGCACTTCCGCCCCACCGACGGCGGCCTGTTTCTGCCGTTTCCGAATCTCTTGCGCGCGGGCCTGCTGCGGCGGCTCGACCCTGAAATGATCGAAGACGAACTTCTGGCCCAGCTCGCGGCGTTCAAGGAGCTGTTCGGCCGCGCGCCCGATTTCGTCGACGGCCATCAGCACGCGCAACTCTTTCCGCAGGTGCGCGACGCCTTCCTGCGCGCGGTGAAGGAAGCCGCCCCCGCCGCCTGGGTACGCCAGGGCGGGCGCCTCAAGCCGCTGGCCGGGCTGCTCGGCGCGCCCAAGGCGCTGGTGCTCGACATTCTCAGCGCGCAATTCCGCAAGCGCGCCACCCGTGCCGGCATCCCGTTCAATCCCGCCTTCGCCGGCGCCTATGATTTTTCAAAAGAACCCGATTTCGCGGTGCTGATGGGTGAGTTCCTTCGGGAATTGCCGGATGGCGCGCTCGTGATGTGCCACCCTGGATTCGTCGACCCAACGCTCGAAAGCCTCGACCCCCTCACCACCCAGCGCGAGGCGGAACATGCGTATCTCGCAAGCGATCGATTCCCGGCATTGCTGGCGGCGAATAAAGTTACATTGAGTTGA